Within the Kribbella aluminosa genome, the region TGGACCGCCGGCTGCGGGCGGCCAACCAGGCGTTCACGGCCGAGTCGACCCGGATCAACCCGGACGGCGACGTCGAGCTGCCCGAGGAGGTCGTCCGGACGTTCACCGTCGTCCCGTGCACGGTCTGCGGCGGCGTCCTCAAACCCGACGTGGTGTTCTTCGGCGAGAACGTCCCGCGGAGCCGCGTGCAGCGCTGCTACGACCTGATCGACGACGCGAACGCCGTCCTGGTCCTCGGCTCGTCCCTGACCGTGATGTCCGGGTTCCGCTTCGTCCGGCACGCCGCCAAGGCCGGTACGCCGGTGCTGATCATCAACCAGGGCCTGACCCGCGGCGACCCGTATGCGACCTATCGGGTGAACCTCCCGCTCGGCCAGGCTCTCACCCAAGTGCTGGCAGAAACCACCGGGCCGAGCCACGCGTGAGGTGGCCCGGCCCGGAGTCCGCAGTACGGATTGGAAAGGGTCAGCGTTGCGCGCTGGTCCGTACGCGGTTCTTGGAGGCCTCGAGGGCCAGGGGTGACGCTGCGGCCTCCTTCGCCAGCGCGCGGGCCTTGGCGGCCCAGGCGGACTGCTCGGCCGGGGTGACGACGGCCGGCTTCCCGGTCAGCGTCTTGTAGGTGAGCGCGGCCATCCCGGCCTCGCCCTCGAAGCGCGGGTGGTAGTTCAGCGCACGGAGCAGGTTGATGTCCTTGCCCTGGATCCACGCCTGGCCGTCCGGCGCACAGGCGTCGTGCCCGGTGGACGGCCCGAAGGTGTCGACGTACGTCGCCCCGCCGGCGGCGGCCGCGTTCGAGACGGCGGTGTTCAGCGCCTGCTCGATCGAGTACAGGTAGCCGTAGTCGCCGTCCGCGAAGGGCAGGATCGACGGGCAGGTGCCGTGCTCCGGCGCGATCTTCGGGTACCCGACCAGCACGATCGTGGCCTTCGGTGACCGCGCCCGGATGCCCTGCACCACGATCGCGATCCGGGTCTGTGTCTGGGCGATCTTCTGCCGCAGTGTGTCCACGCCGTTGACGGTGAAGTGTGCCCGGCAGGGCGCCCCGGTCGGGTCGGAGGCCCGGAGCCCCGGGCAGGTGCCGATGATGTTGCCGAACACGCCGAAGTCGTTCCCACCGATCCCGAGGGTGACGAGGTCGGTGTCCGGCGTCAGCGCATCGAACTGCGGTCCGGCGGTGCCGAGGATCGTGCTCTGCGGCTGCGTCATGTTGGTGGTGTCGGCACCGCCGCAGCTCACGTCGGTGAACCGGTGCACGCCCAGCGCCTCGGCGAGTTGCTTCGGGTAGTTGCTGTACGAGCGCGCACAGCCGAGAGACAGCAGATCGGCGAGCGGGACGAACGGCGCCGACGTGTACGAGTCGCCGAGTGCGACGTACCGCGTGAACCGGGGCGTCGCGGACGCCTGGGCGACCGGCACGCAACCCAGCAGTGCGACTGCCGCGTAGGCAGCGATCAGACGGCGTAGCTTCACGAGACCTCCCCATGCTCACCAGTGCGCGGCCCACCCTAAGTTGAGTCACTCCACGATTACAAGGGGTGATCCCCGACCTGATGCGCGCGATCGGTCCCGGGCATGGAATCCTGCTGCCATGCGTGTCTGGCACGGATTGGACCAGGTGAGCCCGGAGCTCGGGCCGACGGTGGTCACCATCGGCAACTTCGACGGCGTGCACCGCGGCCACCAGGAGGTGCTCGCGCACGCCCGCGCGCGGGCGGCGGAGCTGGGCGGACTGCCGGTGGTCGCGATGACGTTCGACCCGCACCCGATGCGGGTGCTGCGGCCGGACCACGCGCCGCTGATGCTCAGCGACCCCGAGCAACGCGCCGAGCTGCTCGGCGCCGCCGGTGCGGACGCGGTGCTGATCCTCCCGTTCACCAGGGAGGTGTCGAACTGGTCGCCGGAGGAGTTCATCGAGCGCACGCTGGTGAACACCCTGCACGCGAAGGCGATCGTGGTCGGCGAGAACTTCCGCTTCGGGCACAAGGCCGCCGGTCACGTCGACACCCTCGTCCAGGCGGGAACGCAGTACGGCTTCCAGGTCGAGGGGCTGAGCCTGGCGGGGGACCAGCAGCCCTGGTCGTCGACGTACATCCGGCAGAAGCTCGCGGACGGTGACGTCGAGGCGGCCGCGGAGGCGCTCGGCCGGCCGCTGCGGGTGACCGGCGTGGTCGTCGAG harbors:
- a CDS encoding bifunctional riboflavin kinase/FAD synthetase; translated protein: MRVWHGLDQVSPELGPTVVTIGNFDGVHRGHQEVLAHARARAAELGGLPVVAMTFDPHPMRVLRPDHAPLMLSDPEQRAELLGAAGADAVLILPFTREVSNWSPEEFIERTLVNTLHAKAIVVGENFRFGHKAAGHVDTLVQAGTQYGFQVEGLSLAGDQQPWSSTYIRQKLADGDVEAAAEALGRPLRVTGVVVEGDKRGRELGYPTANIPADPGAAVPQDGVYAGWLTVLTPAPGAPAYPDPLPAAISVGSNPTFDGLDRRVESYVLDRDDLELYGAKVAIDFVARLRGTQIRFASIDELLVQMKADVDGARRTLDTD
- a CDS encoding SGNH/GDSL hydrolase family protein, with the protein product MKLRRLIAAYAAVALLGCVPVAQASATPRFTRYVALGDSYTSAPFVPLADLLSLGCARSYSNYPKQLAEALGVHRFTDVSCGGADTTNMTQPQSTILGTAGPQFDALTPDTDLVTLGIGGNDFGVFGNIIGTCPGLRASDPTGAPCRAHFTVNGVDTLRQKIAQTQTRIAIVVQGIRARSPKATIVLVGYPKIAPEHGTCPSILPFADGDYGYLYSIEQALNTAVSNAAAAGGATYVDTFGPSTGHDACAPDGQAWIQGKDINLLRALNYHPRFEGEAGMAALTYKTLTGKPAVVTPAEQSAWAAKARALAKEAAASPLALEASKNRVRTSAQR